One window of Novosphingobium sp. P6W genomic DNA carries:
- a CDS encoding nuclear transport factor 2 family protein: MRFSNHLTLPLLGVFALIASGCGDSGEQPAPAQSSQSAVQSADTAASEPAPLSSSSALTADEETATAIPAPSSSAPISCAADIGESAARKLVAQCRAVSPATRPPCNAENSCAMIRNEVARGCAILGEDFVKTPACAVDPIGSEAAADLVRRFYDAVNARDYAAAWSLWGPNGNPAQTLEQFANGYADTRRTHVEIGKVSSIEGGAGSIYVTVPVTIDAELNDGRHQRFTGKYDLRQINRSMGISQGWHITTAKLRPA; encoded by the coding sequence GGTTGCGGCGATAGCGGCGAGCAGCCCGCACCGGCGCAGTCCAGCCAATCCGCCGTACAAAGCGCTGATACCGCGGCCAGCGAGCCGGCGCCGCTCTCATCCTCGTCGGCCCTTACGGCGGACGAGGAGACGGCAACCGCCATCCCGGCACCTTCGTCCTCCGCCCCCATTTCCTGCGCCGCAGACATCGGCGAGAGCGCCGCGCGCAAGCTGGTCGCGCAGTGCCGGGCAGTTTCTCCTGCCACGCGCCCGCCGTGCAATGCCGAAAACTCCTGCGCGATGATCCGCAACGAGGTCGCACGCGGCTGTGCCATCCTTGGCGAGGATTTCGTAAAGACACCTGCTTGCGCCGTAGATCCCATCGGCAGCGAGGCCGCTGCCGACCTTGTCCGGCGCTTTTACGATGCCGTCAACGCGCGTGACTATGCCGCAGCATGGTCGCTGTGGGGGCCCAACGGCAATCCCGCGCAGACGCTTGAGCAGTTCGCCAACGGCTATGCCGATACCCGCCGCACCCATGTGGAGATCGGCAAGGTCTCCAGCATCGAAGGCGGCGCCGGTTCGATCTATGTGACAGTGCCGGTGACCATCGACGCCGAATTGAACGACGGCCGACACCAGCGTTTCACCGGAAAGTACGACCTGCGCCAGATCAATCGCAGCATGGGCATCTCGCAAGGCTGGCACATCACGACCGCCAAACTGCGCCCCGCCTGA